Proteins from a genomic interval of Hemicordylus capensis ecotype Gifberg chromosome 14, rHemCap1.1.pri, whole genome shotgun sequence:
- the NHLH1 gene encoding helix-loop-helix protein 1, with amino-acid sequence MMLNSDQTDLDLQPTHSETESVFSDCGGGGGRGVAGEEAGPLDPLCSQSRVADAGEAMKKDLQHLSREERRRRRRATAKYRTAHATRERIRVEAFNMAFAELRKLLPTLPPDKKLSKIEILRLAICYISYLNHVLDV; translated from the coding sequence ATGATGCTCAACTCGGACCAGACGGACCTCGACCTGCAGCCCACCCACTCGGAGACGGAGTCGGTCTTCAGCGACTGCGGGGGCGGAGGCGGCCGAGGGGTCGCGGGGGAGGAGGCCGGCCCGCTGGACCCCCTCTGCAGCCAGTCCCGGGTGGCCGATGCCGGCGAGGCCATGAAGAAGGACCTCCAGCACCTCAGCCGGGAGGAGCGGCGCCGGCGCCGGCGGGCCACGGCCAAGTACCGGACAGCCCACGCCACGCGGGAACGCATCCGGGTGGAGGCCTTCAACATGGCCTTTGCCGAGCTCCGCAAACTCCTGCCCACCCTGCCGCCGGACAAGAAGCTCTCCAAGATCGAGATCCTCCGGCTGGCCATCTGCTACATCTCCTACCTGAACCACGTGCTGGACGTCTGA